One genomic segment of Dysosmobacter sp. Marseille-Q4140 includes these proteins:
- the serC gene encoding 3-phosphoserine/phosphohydroxythreonine transaminase encodes MKYGRTYNFSAGPAMMPEPVLEEIAAEMMNYRGSGMCVMEMSHRSKVFQQIIEEAEADLRKLMSIPDNYKVLFVQGGGTVQFAMVPMNLMKNGVACYVETGAWSKKAIKEAQKYGEVKIVASSADKNFSYIPDCSDLDIPDNADYVYICENETINGTTYHTLPNTKGKILVADQSSMFLSRPCDVSKYGLIWAGVQKNVGPAGMAVVIIREDLLRDDLPKFVPTYLNYKTHADADSLYNTPNCWAIYCCGKVFKYLLDNGGLEAMNKRNEEKAAVLYDFLDQSKFFTGAVVKEDRSLMNVPFVSPSKEQDADVVAATKAAGFDNLKGHKSVGGLRASIYNAMPKEGVEALVEFLKKYEAEHA; translated from the coding sequence ATGAAGTACGGCAGAACCTACAATTTCTCCGCCGGTCCCGCCATGATGCCGGAGCCGGTGCTGGAGGAGATCGCCGCCGAGATGATGAACTATCGCGGCAGCGGCATGTGCGTCATGGAGATGAGCCACCGGTCCAAGGTGTTCCAGCAGATCATCGAGGAGGCCGAGGCGGACCTGCGCAAGCTCATGAGCATCCCCGACAACTACAAGGTCCTCTTCGTCCAGGGCGGCGGCACCGTCCAGTTCGCCATGGTGCCCATGAACCTGATGAAAAACGGCGTGGCCTGCTATGTGGAGACCGGCGCCTGGTCCAAGAAGGCTATCAAGGAGGCTCAGAAGTACGGCGAGGTGAAGATCGTGGCCTCCTCCGCCGACAAGAACTTCTCCTACATCCCCGACTGCTCCGATCTGGACATTCCTGACAATGCGGATTACGTCTACATCTGCGAGAACGAGACCATCAACGGCACCACCTACCACACCCTGCCCAACACCAAGGGCAAGATTCTGGTGGCGGACCAGTCCTCCATGTTCCTCTCCCGACCCTGCGATGTGAGCAAGTACGGCCTGATCTGGGCCGGCGTGCAGAAGAACGTGGGCCCCGCCGGCATGGCCGTGGTCATCATCCGCGAGGACCTGCTGCGGGACGACCTGCCCAAGTTCGTTCCCACCTACCTCAACTATAAGACCCACGCCGATGCCGACTCCCTGTACAACACCCCCAACTGCTGGGCCATTTACTGCTGCGGCAAGGTATTCAAGTACCTGCTGGATAACGGCGGCCTGGAGGCCATGAACAAGCGCAACGAGGAGAAGGCCGCGGTTCTGTACGACTTCCTGGACCAGAGCAAGTTCTTCACCGGCGCCGTGGTGAAGGAGGACCGCTCTTTGATGAACGTGCCCTTCGTGTCTCCGTCCAAGGAGCAGGACGCCGACGTGGTGGCCGCCACCAAGGCCGCGGGCTTCGACAACCTCAAGGGCCACAAGAGCGTGGGCGGCCTGCGGGCGTCCATCTACAACGCCATGCCCAAGGAGGGCGTGGAGGCCCTGGTGGAATTCCTGAAGAAGTACGAGGCAGAACACGCATAA
- a CDS encoding lactate dehydrogenase, whose protein sequence is MKIMVYEVRADERAELERQSRALGVELILSEEVPTAENAALAAGCEGVSILGQGRIDAPLLDAYKALGVEYLSTRTIGYDHIDLDHARATGLRVCNASYAPNGVADFTVMMILMCLRHYKQALWRGQVNDFSLTGLQGREMKDLTIGIIGTGRIGAQVIRNLSGFGCRILAYDLRQNPAVEPLVTYVDFETLLAQSDVISLHMPLLESNRHIIDRAAIARMKDGVVIVNCSRGELADIEALIEGIETEKIGALGMDTAEGDEGIIHADHRVDILSNRNWFYLHQFRNVIMTQHMAFYTDAAVSSMVRCGIEGLCQMARGEICPTELTGR, encoded by the coding sequence ATGAAGATCATGGTATATGAGGTCCGCGCCGACGAGCGGGCGGAGCTGGAGCGGCAGAGCCGGGCGCTGGGGGTGGAGCTGATCCTCAGCGAGGAGGTGCCCACCGCGGAAAACGCCGCGCTGGCGGCGGGCTGCGAGGGCGTGTCCATCCTGGGCCAGGGCCGCATCGACGCTCCCCTGCTGGACGCCTACAAGGCCCTGGGCGTGGAGTACCTCTCCACCCGTACCATCGGCTACGACCACATTGATCTGGACCACGCCCGCGCCACCGGCCTCCGGGTGTGCAACGCCAGCTACGCCCCCAACGGCGTGGCGGACTTCACGGTCATGATGATCCTCATGTGCCTGCGCCACTACAAGCAGGCCCTGTGGCGGGGACAGGTCAACGACTTCTCCCTGACGGGTCTCCAGGGCCGGGAGATGAAAGACTTGACCATCGGTATCATCGGCACCGGCCGCATCGGCGCCCAGGTGATCCGAAACCTCTCCGGCTTCGGCTGCCGGATCCTGGCCTATGACCTGCGGCAAAACCCGGCGGTGGAGCCGCTGGTGACCTATGTGGACTTTGAGACCCTGCTGGCCCAGTCCGACGTGATCTCCCTCCACATGCCTCTGCTGGAGTCCAACCGCCACATCATCGACCGGGCCGCCATCGCCAGGATGAAGGACGGCGTGGTGATCGTCAACTGCTCCCGGGGCGAGCTGGCGGACATCGAAGCCCTGATCGAGGGCATCGAGACCGAAAAGATCGGCGCGTTGGGCATGGACACCGCCGAGGGCGACGAGGGCATCATCCACGCCGACCACCGGGTGGACATCCTGTCCAACCGCAACTGGTTCTATCTCCACCAGTTCCGCAACGTCATCATGACCCAGCACATGGCCTTCTACACCGACGCCGCCGTATCCAGCATGGTCCGCTGCGGCATCGAGGGACTGTGCCAGATGGCCCGGGGCGAAATCTGCCCCACGGAGCTGACGGGGCGCTAA
- a CDS encoding chloride channel protein has translation MLEGYWKRLLALLAHIGLYARALAKWLLLAAVTGCCCGVVGALFHIGVHEATALREDHPWLLWCLPLAGLAIVGLYKLTKTEGQGTNDIIDAVHHGKSLRIWLLPAIFFSTVLTHLCGGSAGREGAALQMGGTIGYYTGHLFGLDDRDMRTATMTGMAAFFAALFGTPLTATIFAIVVISIGVMYHAALIPCLTASLVAYWISVEMGVEPTRFAVQAPELAGGTLLRVAVLGAGCALVSVIFCGAVHGAERQLKRRIPNPWLRAVAGGCAIIALTYLCGTTDYNGAGMEVITAAVEQGSAHPGAFLLKILFTAITLGAGFKGGEVVPSFFVGATFGCVAGPLLGLSAEFAAAVGLVAVFCAAVNCPMASIFLSVELFGDGGLLYFALACGVSYMLSGYNGLYSSQTILYSKLKARYINVQTNAHHAGEDNEIL, from the coding sequence ATGCTGGAAGGATACTGGAAACGGCTGCTGGCCCTGCTGGCCCACATCGGACTGTACGCGCGGGCGCTTGCAAAGTGGCTGCTGCTGGCCGCCGTCACCGGCTGCTGCTGCGGCGTGGTGGGGGCCCTGTTCCACATCGGTGTACATGAGGCCACTGCGCTGCGGGAGGATCATCCCTGGCTGCTCTGGTGCCTGCCCCTGGCGGGCCTTGCGATCGTGGGCCTGTACAAGCTGACAAAGACCGAGGGCCAGGGCACCAATGACATCATCGACGCCGTCCACCATGGAAAGAGCCTGCGGATCTGGCTGCTACCCGCCATCTTCTTCAGCACGGTGCTGACCCACCTGTGCGGCGGTTCCGCCGGACGGGAAGGTGCCGCGCTGCAGATGGGCGGCACCATCGGTTATTACACCGGCCATCTGTTCGGCCTGGACGACCGGGATATGCGCACCGCTACCATGACCGGCATGGCGGCCTTCTTTGCCGCCCTGTTCGGCACACCTCTGACCGCCACCATCTTCGCCATCGTGGTCATCAGCATCGGCGTCATGTACCACGCCGCGCTGATCCCCTGTCTGACGGCTTCGCTGGTGGCCTACTGGATCTCCGTGGAGATGGGGGTGGAGCCCACCCGCTTTGCGGTGCAGGCGCCGGAGCTGGCGGGCGGCACGCTGCTGCGGGTGGCGGTGCTGGGCGCCGGATGCGCTCTGGTGTCGGTGATCTTCTGCGGCGCCGTCCACGGGGCGGAGCGTCAGCTCAAGCGGCGGATACCGAACCCCTGGCTGCGGGCGGTGGCCGGCGGCTGCGCCATCATTGCCCTGACCTATCTCTGCGGCACCACCGACTACAACGGCGCCGGCATGGAGGTCATCACCGCCGCTGTGGAGCAGGGGAGCGCCCATCCTGGGGCTTTTTTGCTGAAGATCCTGTTCACGGCCATCACCCTGGGCGCCGGCTTCAAGGGCGGCGAGGTGGTGCCCTCCTTCTTCGTGGGGGCTACCTTTGGCTGTGTGGCTGGGCCTCTGCTGGGCCTGTCGGCGGAGTTTGCCGCCGCGGTGGGACTGGTGGCGGTGTTCTGCGCGGCGGTCAACTGCCCCATGGCCTCCATCTTTTTGTCGGTGGAGCTGTTCGGAGACGGCGGCCTGCTGTACTTTGCCCTGGCCTGCGGCGTCAGCTACATGCTCTCCGGCTACAACGGCCTCTACTCCAGCCAAACCATCCTCTACTCCAAGCTGAAAGCCCGGTATATCAATGTCCAAACCAATGCCCACCACGCGGGCGAGGACAACGAGATCTTATGA
- a CDS encoding 3-phosphoglycerate dehydrogenase: MAMRVLVTDGMDAGAMEQLRRDGYEVVEQFYEPDSLGTALRDFDAVIIRSATKIKEPQIDAAKGGRLKLIIRAGVGVDNIAVPYAEAAGIQVRNTPRASSNAVAELALALLFSCARNISIAGHTMRENKWEKKAYSKGFELSGKTMGVVGYGRIGSLVGQKAQALGMNVLSYVNRHKPEGCECDTMHFVSPDEVFAQSDVIVLCAPGSGKPIVDAESLAKMKDGVVIVNVSRGANVDEAALLDALNSGKVKAAGLDVWMSEKDPNWALAQHPAVSCTPHIGAGTKEAQKRIGAELVDIIEHFEA, encoded by the coding sequence ATGGCAATGCGAGTTTTGGTCACAGACGGAATGGATGCCGGCGCCATGGAGCAGCTGCGCAGGGACGGATATGAGGTCGTGGAGCAGTTCTACGAACCGGACTCTCTTGGCACCGCCCTGCGGGACTTTGACGCGGTCATCATCCGCAGCGCCACCAAAATCAAGGAACCCCAGATCGACGCCGCCAAGGGCGGCCGCCTGAAGCTCATCATCCGCGCCGGCGTCGGCGTGGACAACATCGCCGTGCCCTACGCCGAGGCGGCGGGCATCCAGGTCCGCAATACCCCCCGCGCTTCCTCCAACGCGGTGGCGGAGCTGGCCCTGGCGCTGCTGTTCTCCTGCGCCCGCAACATCTCCATCGCCGGTCACACCATGCGGGAGAACAAGTGGGAGAAAAAGGCCTACTCCAAGGGCTTTGAGCTCTCGGGCAAGACCATGGGCGTCGTGGGCTACGGCCGCATCGGCAGTCTGGTGGGCCAGAAGGCCCAGGCTCTGGGCATGAACGTCCTGTCTTATGTCAACCGGCATAAGCCGGAGGGCTGCGAGTGCGACACCATGCACTTTGTCTCCCCCGACGAGGTCTTTGCCCAGTCCGATGTGATCGTCCTCTGTGCCCCGGGCAGCGGCAAGCCTATCGTGGACGCGGAATCCCTGGCCAAGATGAAGGACGGCGTGGTGATCGTCAACGTCTCCCGGGGCGCCAACGTGGACGAGGCTGCCCTGCTGGACGCGCTGAACAGCGGCAAGGTCAAGGCCGCGGGCCTGGACGTATGGATGAGCGAGAAGGACCCCAACTGGGCCCTGGCACAGCATCCGGCCGTCTCCTGCACGCCCCATATCGGCGCGGGCACCAAGGAAGCGCAAAAACGCATCGGCGCAGAGCTGGTGGATATCATCGAGCACTTCGAGGCATAA